A section of the Sphingomonas sp. LT1P40 genome encodes:
- a CDS encoding agmatine deiminase family protein, whose amino-acid sequence MKPTPPPEWAKHKAVWIGFPSHPELWESLGAARAEVAAFARAVHADGAGEQVLLVAADEEAATAARLLAGDSAKVVVAPFGDIWLRDTGVILDNKGVGHDFAFNGWGGKYEYAGDEEIGARLADKRRIEVEPHDWVLEGGSLDWDGTGLVVTTEQCLLNRNRNPGLSMREAEERLYSDLGFDRVLWLGNGLTHDHTDGHVDNLARFVGPNRLAIPVAEENDPNWLVYQDAKRRAEAFGVEVVPIPSPGRVIHSDEVVPASYMNFYIGNAVVVVPVYGQPNDRKAVETIGALFPGRQAVGLRADHILTGGGSFHCISQQIPK is encoded by the coding sequence ATGAAACCGACCCCACCCCCTGAATGGGCGAAGCACAAGGCCGTGTGGATCGGCTTCCCCAGCCATCCCGAATTATGGGAATCGCTGGGGGCCGCCCGTGCCGAGGTTGCCGCCTTTGCCCGTGCCGTCCATGCCGATGGCGCGGGCGAGCAAGTGTTGCTGGTCGCGGCGGATGAGGAAGCCGCCACCGCCGCGCGGCTGCTCGCCGGGGATTCGGCCAAAGTCGTCGTCGCCCCGTTCGGCGACATCTGGCTGCGCGACACCGGGGTTATTCTCGATAACAAGGGCGTCGGCCACGATTTCGCGTTCAACGGCTGGGGCGGGAAATATGAGTATGCCGGAGACGAGGAGATCGGCGCGCGTTTGGCGGACAAGCGCCGGATCGAGGTCGAACCGCATGACTGGGTGCTGGAGGGCGGCTCGCTCGACTGGGACGGCACCGGTCTGGTCGTCACCACCGAACAATGCCTGCTCAACCGCAACCGCAATCCCGGCCTGTCGATGCGCGAGGCGGAGGAGCGGCTGTACAGCGACCTCGGCTTCGACCGCGTGTTGTGGCTCGGCAACGGCCTGACGCACGACCACACCGACGGCCATGTCGACAATCTCGCCCGCTTCGTCGGCCCCAATCGGCTGGCGATCCCGGTGGCGGAGGAAAACGACCCCAACTGGCTGGTCTATCAGGACGCCAAACGCCGCGCCGAGGCGTTCGGAGTGGAGGTGGTGCCGATCCCCTCACCGGGCCGCGTGATCCATTCGGATGAGGTGGTCCCGGCAAGCTATATGAACTTCTACATCGGCAATGCGGTCGTGGTGGTGCCGGTCTACGGCCAGCCCAACGATCGCAAGGCGGTCGAGACGATCGGCGCGCTGTTCCCGGGGCGGCAGGCCGTGGGGCTGCGGGCGGACCATATCCTGACGGGCGGCGGGAGTTTCCACTGTATCTCGCAGCAGATTCCGAAGTAA